GCAGCATTATACATCACTATCGCTTTGCTGTAGCCCCCGAGAGCGTGGCCAGATCCTCCACCTCTGTCGTGGCCCTTCAGTGCATGGATCTTGTTGGAGATTGCACTCGCTAGGACCTTCCTCTTCGACAGCATCCCAAGAAACATGAGTCTGGTCTTCTTGACAGCCAAGGTTTTGGCCTTCAGTAGTGCTGCAAGAACGATACTCATCTGCCAAGGAAAGAAACAGCCTTCTTCATTTTTTGGCAGTGAAGAAAACAAGTGTTTTGGCATGGAGAGACTATGTATCTCAGTAGATATATTCTCGGCATAAAAGGCTTAGAGGACTTCGACTCGGTCAGCTACAGATTTGCCGAAGAAGATAGGAATCAGGTAGACATGTAGGAAGATGTCATGGGAGGTGGCTGCTGTGTCATGGGCCTTCTCTCGTGGGTGTCGATTGGCATTTATAGGGAGGGAGAGGAAGACTCTGAGGGCCATTTGCCCAACCAAACCATTGGGAGATGAGAAAGATATAACTCGAACCTGGTGGAGTAGGAGGCACTAAGCAAAGATGACAGGCAAAAGCTGTGGAAAGTAACattagagatatatatatatgccaattGTTAGGTAACTGAGACCTTATCATCAACCATTGGGTGATTGAGAGTTCACTGTTCAAGTTAGGTTCATTGTTTTGGTGTCTACATCTTTTGCTTTCCACTTGGTTTATCACCACCATTTAGCTTTACTGGTTGAAGTTCCTTGGTGGCTGTCAGATTCAACTTTCATTTTCTTCATGTTCTCTTTGGAGCCTGAAAGATTGATTAGGTAACTAAAGCTGAATCAACTCATGGCTAACTTTAACAACAAATAGGGATAGCTTTTGTTGTGGAAGACAGACTTGAAGAGCTTCAAAGTTTAGTTAGAAGGACTACATAGAAGGTGTCACTTTAGATCAAGAACACTACTAAAGAGATGTTCTTGGAGAAATTTACATCTGAGAACCCCATGTTCTGTGACAACTCCTAAACTTAATGGATTCAGGTGGCCATCATCATGTTAAATTTGCTATGCAGAAGTGGAAGAGGAGGAACACTTTGCACAAAGATCAATGCACAGTTGTGGTGAGCTTTCTAGTAAGCTTATTTCACATGGTGCCATCAATCAAATGGAAGAGATAGATCAAGCTGGATTTTGCAGCTTTTGTTGTTTTCAACATGAAGTCATATTATTGTTATCCATCTTACAATCAATCCTGTACTacagattttttttgtttatacaAATCATACAAAACATTATGATTATATTTTCTTGTTTTAGTCCCCTCCTCAGCTAATGTGCACTATGCATAACACTGACACCAACCCAAGTTTATTATTATCTGTGTACACTTGAACAAAATCTACACTCAGTATTGGATTGGATGCACATAAAGTGCAGAGGCCCAACCTATACTCAACAAGTGGGAGCAATCTACAAGTCAAGCTGGCTGCATCATTTGCCAAAATATATTTAGTAGTCAAAGCTAAGGGTTAATGAATCAAATGGGCAGCACACAATGCTCCTAATTAATGCTTCCTTTTCCTCTGCCACCGACACTGGAAGCACAGCTTTGGAAGGGACCAAAGAGCAAGCAAACACAAATCCCCCTCCATTCCATCTTAGTTTAAAGGCCCCAACAACAGCTGACGTGAGAGAGCTCACGTTGCTTAGGCCTCATCATCACGTTTTGCACTACAAACCCATGTCTCTGGCCGAGTTCTCGGCAAGCAATAGCCATAGAAAGCAAAGATCTTGTGCTCCTTTACGTGATATCATCGCCGTCCTTCCCACTCGCAGAAGCTTTGCCAAGGAAAAAGGAGAAGGCTTATTGGGTCGAATGATGCCTTTAGGCATTCAACATTGATTGATGTTCTAATGTCAACTAATGCATGGTCTTATGGGCAAGCCAATTTGATTGGGAGAAGGATTCAAAGTAAAGGAAAACAATGTTGATTTAGTAAGGGTAGAGGAAACAGTTCTTTTTTGCATTTGAGAATGTCGGTAGATAAACTAATCAGTGTTGATGGAAGAAAGTTAGGCTTAGAATCAATGGGAAGTTTGATGGAAATAGACACACCATTAATCCTTGGACCAAGAACAATTAGTCAAATCACTGATGAAGCTGGCAAAGAGTTTAAAGAGTCAAGATCACAGATGAGCAATTGCTTTGAAGTGATTGGAAGTTCAGCAATCGATTGGTTGATGTCGATTGCTTGTTCCTGGAAAGCCTCCATATGCAATCATGAACTTTAGAGGAGACCTGTTGGATCAAGTCATACCATTGCTTGCTATCCAAAAAAACATACCAATGAGAAAGCAAGTGGAAATCTATATGGCCATGATAGTTAGAATTCAACACAAATAAGAATGACTAGTTCTAAACCTTGTGACCCAATCAAAGTGTGAGAGAAGGGGTGGGTGGGGCATTTATTTATTCATAGAGAATTAAGTGTAAAagatgatggatggatggattggATTCTCATGAGAATAAATTGGTTATTTGCTTAAGAATACTTTAATGTCAGATGAACACATTACCTTAGCAATGATCTCCTGAAAAGAAGACAAGAGAGGATCTCCACTCTCTCAGGCATGTTTTGCTGGATGGGTCAATTTTGCTTTGCTGAGACGCGGGGTAGCAGCTGAGCTTGCCTTCTCAGAAAAAGCAGCTGCCAATGGTccaccttcctcttctccttttcttctcttctgcacTAAGCTTTTCCTTCTTCAGTGCGCAAATCACACATCAGCTTGGCATGTCTTGTGCCATATGATATGTGCAGTCCTCCATCTATAAATGCCCTCCTCCCCCGCTCCTCCAAGCTTCTTATCACGGGCTCTCTCTTCTTCTGCGAGGTTGAAGGACCTCGCGGAAGTTGGAAGCCCTGACCATGGAGCTCCACTCGCATGTCACCGCCAAGAAGCTGTGGGGCTACCTACGGGTAGCCTTCTTCATGATGAGGAAGGGCTTCATCTCCAAGCGGAAGCTGTTGATGGACGTGAACCTGTTGATGAAGAGAGGGAAGCTCCTCGGCAAGTCCCTCGGCAGCCTCATGTTCCAgttccatcaccaccaccactctCGGCCTGAGATCCCAACCTTTGCGCCATGCGAGTACGAGTTCTCGTGCAGCAACAGCCCTAACCCTGTTTTCTACCACGCCAAGCGCCGCCACAGCTACTTCCCCTGCCTGCATGCCGTCGTCGAGGAGGCCGACGACACCCCGCGGCGCGCCGCCGTGGACCTGCCGAGGATCGGGCAACGCACTTCGCTGTCGTCGCCCTTCTCCGTCCGGGTATCCGACtattcatcggaggaggaagacgGACTGAGCCAAGAAGAGGTGGACGACGAGGCGGAGGAGTTCATCAAGAGGTTCTACGAGCAACTACGGGCGCAGAGCCGTGTCGCGCTGCTCCAGTACCAGGAGGAGGAGTACCAGGAGATGCTTGCGAGAGGAGCATGAT
This DNA window, taken from Musa acuminata AAA Group cultivar baxijiao chromosome BXJ3-7, Cavendish_Baxijiao_AAA, whole genome shotgun sequence, encodes the following:
- the LOC103990818 gene encoding uncharacterized protein LOC103990818 → MELHSHVTAKKLWGYLRVAFFMMRKGFISKRKLLMDVNLLMKRGKLLGKSLGSLMFQFHHHHHSRPEIPTFAPCEYEFSCSNSPNPVFYHAKRRHSYFPCLHAVVEEADDTPRRAAVDLPRIGQRTSLSSPFSVRVSDYSSEEEDGLSQEEVDDEAEEFIKRFYEQLRAQSRVALLQYQEEEYQEMLARGA